The following are encoded in a window of bacterium genomic DNA:
- a CDS encoding [Fe-Fe] hydrogenase large subunit C-terminal domain-containing protein: MKDSNSDLGSLLEDLDEPSLPSSSRFVSEVPKSSVRLDPRMCVGCAACMRVCPTEAIRIRNGKAVIRPQLCIDCGECVRVCEHNAGIILSDPISAIQNFQYRIAVPEASLYGQFIPAILPNDILAGILDLGFHEVFEAALATERASLLLREYMDRYHGPKPLMTSFCPVVLRLIQLRFPDLVDLVIPIDSTLELAIKNLKEERAREKGIPVEKVGAFYLVGCPARITTIHHPYTGGKTHLDGAISVAEIYKDLMFAIRRRQRSGLKPPQLHSSSSLGLRWGTLWGEVEALGLENAIAVSDMKHLVRIMEEIDNHTLTDIEFVECRACYAGCAGGPLMVDNPYRGRSKIQRLCRMFPELSHTKETWARENFEKFQHHFDRRMKPLSVEGLDPDPSRAIEKMAQKAKILESLPGIDCGSCGAPNCKALADDIVRGEATIMYCIFKLRDAFLKQRKKASKKRASQSKSKVLKRKAHPH, from the coding sequence ATGAAGGATTCCAACTCTGATTTGGGATCACTTCTGGAGGATCTGGATGAGCCATCTTTGCCCAGCTCTTCCAGGTTCGTCTCTGAAGTCCCCAAATCCAGCGTCAGATTGGACCCCAGAATGTGTGTGGGTTGTGCGGCCTGCATGAGAGTATGTCCCACTGAAGCCATAAGAATCAGAAATGGTAAGGCGGTCATAAGGCCGCAACTTTGCATAGACTGCGGGGAGTGTGTGAGGGTCTGTGAGCACAATGCTGGTATAATACTCTCAGATCCCATTTCTGCCATCCAAAACTTTCAATACAGGATAGCAGTGCCCGAGGCTTCCCTGTATGGGCAATTCATACCCGCTATTCTCCCCAATGACATCCTGGCCGGGATTCTGGATCTGGGCTTCCACGAGGTGTTCGAAGCAGCCTTGGCCACGGAAAGGGCCAGCTTGTTGCTTCGAGAATACATGGACAGATATCACGGTCCTAAGCCTCTGATGACCTCCTTTTGCCCGGTGGTACTTCGCCTCATACAGCTCAGGTTCCCGGATTTGGTGGACCTGGTGATACCCATAGACTCAACCTTGGAATTGGCCATCAAGAACCTAAAGGAGGAACGTGCCAGGGAAAAAGGAATTCCCGTGGAAAAAGTAGGAGCCTTTTATTTGGTTGGGTGCCCAGCCCGCATTACCACAATTCACCATCCCTATACCGGAGGGAAAACCCACCTGGACGGGGCCATATCCGTGGCAGAAATATACAAGGATCTTATGTTCGCCATTAGACGAAGACAACGCAGTGGTCTCAAACCTCCTCAACTCCACAGCTCATCTTCCCTGGGGCTTCGTTGGGGCACCCTTTGGGGGGAGGTGGAGGCCCTGGGCCTGGAGAACGCCATCGCCGTCTCTGACATGAAGCATCTGGTTCGCATAATGGAGGAGATTGACAACCATACCCTAACCGACATCGAGTTTGTGGAGTGCAGAGCCTGCTATGCAGGTTGTGCGGGAGGCCCGCTGATGGTGGACAATCCCTATCGCGGAAGATCCAAGATACAAAGGCTTTGCCGCATGTTCCCCGAACTCTCCCATACAAAAGAGACTTGGGCCAGAGAGAATTTCGAAAAGTTTCAGCATCATTTCGATCGCAGAATGAAGCCCCTTTCTGTGGAAGGTCTGGACCCTGACCCATCCAGAGCCATAGAGAAGATGGCCCAGAAGGCCAAGATCTTGGAAAGTCTGCCCGGAATCGACTGCGGCTCCTGTGGGGCTCCCAATTGCAAGGCGCTGGCCGACGACATAGTGCGGGGGGAAGCCACCATCATGTACTGCATCTTCAAGCTTAGGGATGCCTTCCTGAAGCAAAGAAAAAAGGCAAGCAAGAAACGTGCTTCTCAAAGCAAATCCAAGGTCCTCAAACGCAAGGCGCACCCCCACTGA
- a CDS encoding 4Fe-4S dicluster domain-containing protein produces MAGKASKKTKKFHIEADRERCKACYICLENCPKQVFEKEEGFNAKGYQPVRVAREQECIGCRSCTIVCPDMVFELYEIQQSA; encoded by the coding sequence ATGGCCGGCAAGGCTTCCAAGAAGACTAAGAAATTTCACATAGAGGCTGATCGGGAACGTTGTAAGGCCTGTTACATCTGTTTGGAGAACTGCCCCAAACAGGTATTCGAGAAAGAAGAAGGCTTCAACGCCAAGGGCTACCAGCCTGTGAGGGTGGCTCGAGAACAGGAGTGTATAGGCTGCCGTTCCTGCACCATAGTTTGCCCCGATATGGTCTTCGAATTATACGAGATTCAGCAAAGCGCCTGA
- the hisC gene encoding histidinol-phosphate transaminase, translating into MSRPKCRRVLERLEHYVPGKPVEEVKARYGLSRVIKMASNENPWGPSPKALEAARQELEQVAMYPEGSCAELRRALAERLGVSQEMITVSNGGDNVLMMIAQAFLEPGDRVVMANPTFPVYRTACLLMGGEPVEVPLKEFTHDLHAMSKAAAAGARMVVICNPNNPTGTIVSSKELKDFLNNLPDEVLVVLDEVYGDFADVEDFPDGVELIMQGKPVISVRSFSKLYGLAGLRVGYGIGPEELIGALNKVREPFPVNRVAQAAAMGALEDREFREKVLRKTREGRAELASALRKMGLRCLDSHTNFLFVDLGKDSEEVFQALLARGIIIRPGKMWNTPTWCRITVGRPEENKELVKALYEILNN; encoded by the coding sequence GTGTCAAGACCGAAATGCAGAAGGGTTCTGGAGAGGTTGGAGCATTATGTTCCTGGAAAACCCGTGGAGGAAGTAAAGGCCAGATATGGGCTTTCCAGGGTGATCAAGATGGCCTCCAACGAAAACCCCTGGGGTCCCTCACCCAAGGCCTTGGAGGCTGCCAGACAGGAACTAGAGCAAGTGGCCATGTATCCAGAAGGCTCCTGTGCTGAATTAAGAAGGGCTTTGGCTGAGCGCCTTGGAGTCAGCCAAGAGATGATCACCGTTTCCAATGGCGGTGACAATGTCTTGATGATGATAGCTCAGGCCTTCTTGGAGCCCGGGGACCGTGTGGTAATGGCAAACCCCACATTTCCAGTGTATCGCACGGCCTGCCTCTTGATGGGAGGGGAACCCGTGGAAGTTCCTTTGAAGGAATTCACCCACGACCTGCATGCCATGTCCAAGGCTGCCGCAGCAGGGGCCAGAATGGTGGTGATATGCAATCCCAACAATCCCACGGGTACCATCGTAAGCAGCAAGGAGCTGAAAGATTTCCTGAACAATTTGCCAGATGAAGTGCTGGTTGTTTTGGACGAAGTATATGGGGACTTCGCGGATGTAGAAGACTTTCCCGACGGGGTAGAACTCATCATGCAAGGAAAACCGGTCATTTCAGTGAGGAGCTTCTCTAAACTTTATGGACTGGCCGGGTTGAGGGTAGGCTATGGGATAGGACCCGAGGAGCTCATTGGAGCCCTGAACAAGGTCAGGGAACCTTTTCCGGTCAACAGGGTGGCACAGGCGGCTGCCATGGGAGCCTTGGAAGACAGAGAGTTCAGGGAAAAGGTCCTCAGGAAAACCCGAGAAGGTAGGGCCGAGCTGGCTTCGGCTCTGAGGAAAATGGGCTTGCGCTGCTTGGATTCGCATACCAACTTTCTCTTTGTGGATTTGGGAAAGGACTCAGAAGAAGTGTTCCAGGCGCTCTTGGCCCGAGGCATAATCATCAGGCCTGGCAAGATGTGGAATACTCCCACCTGGTGCCGTATAACAGTGGGAAGGCCAGAAGAAAACAAGGAGTTGGTAAAGGCTCTTTATGAGATATTGAACAACTGA
- a CDS encoding TolC family protein: MKNPKASRFYCWLALCLLALPHWAHAAMSLDQAIEVALENNFAVLTAREAVQGAEHQRKSAMADFLPKLKAEGNYTHLNETPTVTQGPTPKIPVFMNPGNPWGPPPNPAQPIGFIPATPAVSRPLGEQDSWNARGSLVQPVFTGGALLNRYRLAQIGVESAQTALSRIRQDISLAVVQVYFGVLTAIELKKVADQAVLLLENQRQVSQEYYDVGMIPKNDLLRTEVQLAQRIREQTVAGNNIELAKSQFNLVLQRPLQTPVDLVDMLSYEPVALDLEECIRVGHENRLELKEAALRVKASERQVDLARSAYFPQVQVSLNAFKSEGGSTSALEEGWSFVAGATWNIFEWGKTREDVSAARSQLKRDELGRLQLKDQIALEVKEAFLALKVAEKNIFVAKKAVEQGEESFRMAQERYKEQVGTITDVLDSQTLLTQAQTDYYNALSNYNVAKAALNRAMGLAVYQAASKP; the protein is encoded by the coding sequence ATGAAAAACCCCAAAGCATCAAGGTTTTACTGCTGGCTTGCGTTGTGCCTCCTGGCCCTGCCCCATTGGGCTCATGCGGCCATGAGCCTGGATCAAGCCATTGAAGTGGCATTGGAGAACAACTTTGCGGTCTTGACCGCCCGGGAGGCCGTGCAAGGGGCCGAGCATCAAAGAAAAAGCGCCATGGCCGACTTTCTACCCAAATTGAAGGCCGAGGGCAACTATACCCATTTGAATGAAACACCCACCGTGACCCAGGGGCCCACGCCCAAGATTCCGGTTTTCATGAATCCCGGCAATCCATGGGGGCCTCCCCCCAATCCCGCTCAACCCATAGGGTTTATCCCGGCAACACCTGCTGTCAGCAGGCCTTTGGGTGAGCAGGATTCCTGGAACGCAAGAGGCTCCCTGGTCCAGCCCGTCTTCACAGGAGGGGCTCTCTTGAACAGATACCGGTTGGCGCAAATCGGGGTAGAGTCTGCCCAAACTGCCCTGAGCCGCATCAGACAGGACATTTCCCTTGCAGTGGTTCAGGTTTACTTCGGAGTGCTCACGGCAATAGAACTGAAGAAAGTAGCAGATCAGGCCGTGCTCCTTCTGGAAAATCAAAGACAGGTTTCCCAGGAATACTACGATGTGGGCATGATTCCCAAGAACGACCTGCTAAGGACCGAGGTGCAACTGGCGCAGAGAATCCGAGAACAGACAGTGGCTGGCAACAACATAGAACTGGCCAAGAGCCAATTCAACTTGGTCCTCCAAAGGCCCTTGCAGACCCCGGTGGATCTGGTGGACATGCTCTCCTATGAGCCAGTAGCTCTGGATCTGGAAGAATGCATTAGGGTGGGTCATGAGAATCGCCTGGAACTCAAAGAGGCGGCTTTGCGGGTGAAGGCCAGCGAGCGCCAAGTGGATTTGGCCAGGAGTGCTTACTTCCCCCAGGTGCAGGTCTCGCTCAATGCATTTAAAAGCGAGGGGGGCTCCACCTCGGCATTGGAAGAGGGCTGGAGTTTTGTGGCAGGGGCCACCTGGAACATATTCGAGTGGGGAAAAACCAGAGAGGATGTTTCAGCTGCCCGCTCCCAGCTCAAGAGAGATGAATTGGGCCGGTTGCAGCTCAAGGATCAAATAGCCTTGGAGGTAAAGGAAGCATTTCTGGCGCTCAAGGTGGCTGAAAAGAATATCTTCGTGGCAAAGAAGGCTGTGGAGCAAGGTGAAGAAAGCTTCAGAATGGCGCAGGAAAGGTACAAGGAGCAAGTGGGGACCATCACCGACGTTTTGGATTCCCAGACTCTCCTGACCCAGGCGCAGACGGATTATTACAATGCTTTGAGCAATTACAATGTGGCCAAGGCTGCCCTAAATCGTGCCATGGGTTTGGCAGTGTACCAGGCAGCCTCCAAGCCGTGA
- a CDS encoding NAD-dependent epimerase/dehydratase family protein, translating into MGESLKSFYANKRVLITGGLGFLGSNLAIRLVELGSKVTILDGLLEGLGGNWFNISPVQDQVEVVVAHLADRRKVDPCVKGQEVIFNIAMQPSHVASMTNPLYDVENNVVSQIQFLESLRANNPEARVLYVGSRAQFGRVTMFPINEDTPPNPRDVYAVSKQAVEWYHFQYSSICGLQVTSLRLGNTYGPRHQMRHAQYGVQNYLLRLAMEGKEITVYGDGHQIRELLYVDDTVEAMLRLARHDGCIGEVYCIGALERVSFLELVQAIIQAAGSGSYRHVPWPKEREIIEVGDVRTDDSKLRGDTGWSPKIPLEQGLGLTVEFYRAHREHYW; encoded by the coding sequence ATGGGGGAGTCTCTCAAAAGCTTTTATGCAAACAAACGGGTGCTAATAACTGGAGGTCTGGGGTTTTTGGGCAGCAACCTGGCTATCAGGCTGGTCGAGTTGGGCAGCAAGGTAACCATATTGGACGGACTCCTGGAAGGGCTTGGGGGCAACTGGTTCAACATCTCGCCGGTCCAGGATCAGGTGGAGGTGGTGGTAGCTCACCTGGCGGATCGTAGAAAGGTGGATCCTTGCGTCAAAGGACAGGAGGTCATCTTCAACATAGCCATGCAGCCCAGCCATGTGGCCTCCATGACCAATCCCCTATATGACGTGGAGAACAATGTTGTGTCTCAGATACAGTTCCTGGAGAGTCTGAGGGCCAACAATCCCGAGGCCAGGGTGCTCTATGTGGGCTCCAGGGCTCAATTCGGGCGGGTCACCATGTTCCCCATAAACGAGGATACGCCTCCCAATCCAAGGGACGTTTACGCGGTGTCCAAACAAGCCGTGGAGTGGTATCACTTCCAGTATTCCAGCATATGTGGGCTTCAGGTCACCAGTCTTCGTCTGGGCAACACCTATGGACCACGCCACCAGATGCGCCACGCCCAGTACGGAGTTCAAAACTATCTTCTGCGCCTGGCCATGGAAGGCAAGGAAATAACCGTGTATGGAGACGGCCACCAGATAAGAGAGCTGCTTTACGTGGATGACACCGTGGAAGCCATGCTGAGATTGGCCAGGCACGACGGATGCATAGGGGAAGTCTATTGTATTGGAGCCCTGGAAAGGGTCTCCTTCCTGGAACTGGTGCAGGCCATCATCCAGGCAGCAGGCTCAGGATCATACCGGCACGTGCCTTGGCCCAAGGAAAGAGAAATCATAGAGGTGGGCGACGTGCGCACAGATGACTCAAAACTCCGGGGAGACACCGGCTGGTCCCCCAAGATCCCTCTTGAACAGGGCCTTGGCCTCACTGTGGAGTTCTACAGGGCCCATCGGGAGCACTACTGGTGA
- the rfbD gene encoding dTDP-4-dehydrorhamnose reductase, which translates to MSTSKPRIVLLGAGGLLARDAQESLAELGELIPLDHGRLDLTQHREVRTLLGELHPGIVVNCAAYTDVDGCESRPQWAHLVNALGPGLLAEVTRDLGAYLVHISTDYIFDGEKTVPWGYFEEDPASPQNVYGRTKWEGEQLVRKANPDHLILRTGWLYGINGRSFPRAILAQALKGGPLKVVQDQFGSPTWSRTLGSQMSTLIKARVTGTVHVTAHGYCSWFDFACRLMQLVGMSVEIRPCTSAEFPRPAKRPANSILEKRRLMDLGLDRMNTWEEGLEQFVRCHGQALLQELKATA; encoded by the coding sequence GTGAGCACTTCAAAGCCCAGAATAGTGCTTTTGGGCGCTGGAGGCCTTCTGGCAAGAGATGCTCAGGAATCCCTTGCAGAGCTGGGGGAGTTGATCCCCTTGGATCATGGAAGGCTGGATCTCACCCAACACCGAGAAGTCAGGACCCTACTTGGGGAGCTCCATCCTGGCATTGTGGTCAACTGCGCTGCGTACACAGACGTAGACGGATGCGAGTCTAGGCCACAGTGGGCTCATCTGGTCAATGCCCTTGGGCCAGGCCTGCTGGCAGAGGTCACCAGGGATTTGGGAGCCTATCTTGTTCACATTTCCACGGACTACATTTTTGACGGAGAAAAGACTGTGCCCTGGGGTTACTTTGAGGAGGATCCCGCCTCTCCACAGAATGTTTATGGAAGAACCAAGTGGGAGGGGGAGCAATTGGTACGGAAGGCCAACCCCGATCATCTCATCTTGAGAACGGGATGGCTCTACGGAATCAATGGCAGGTCTTTTCCCAGGGCCATCCTGGCCCAGGCCTTGAAGGGAGGCCCCCTGAAGGTGGTCCAGGATCAATTTGGATCACCCACCTGGAGCAGGACTCTGGGCTCTCAGATGAGCACCCTGATCAAGGCCAGGGTCACAGGAACCGTGCACGTCACAGCACACGGATACTGCAGCTGGTTCGATTTTGCTTGCCGATTGATGCAACTGGTGGGAATGAGTGTGGAGATCCGGCCTTGCACCAGCGCCGAGTTTCCCAGACCAGCCAAGAGGCCTGCCAATTCCATACTGGAAAAACGCCGCCTCATGGATCTAGGCCTGGACCGCATGAACACCTGGGAAGAGGGTTTGGAACAGTTCGTGAGGTGTCATGGCCAGGCTCTTTTGCAAGAACTAAAGGCAACGGCCTGA
- the rfbB gene encoding dTDP-glucose 4,6-dehydratase, with amino-acid sequence METILITGGCGFIGTNLIRFLLEKTQFTGRLINLDKLTYAANPRNLEDIAERFKDRYLFYRVDICDHRALSEIFESHGIDVICHLAAESHVDRSIRSPRAFLETNVMGTFQLLEMARAHGVSRFHHVSTDEVYGSLGPTGAFTEESPYRPNSPYSASKAASDHLVRAYHRTYGLEVTISNCSNNYGPYQFPEKLIPLMILRGLGWEPLPVYGDGRNVRDWIHVEDHCEAIWMILHGGRPGETYNVGAQGEVENLALVKRICQILDSLVPSQEGRSRQELITFVEDRPGHDRRYAIDASKIKRELGWKPKRTLDEGLQETVRWYLENPEWVSQVSSGEYLRWIKTHYGGAA; translated from the coding sequence TTGGAAACCATACTAATTACAGGGGGATGTGGGTTCATAGGCACAAATTTGATCCGCTTTCTGCTGGAGAAGACCCAGTTCACAGGAAGGCTCATAAACTTGGATAAGCTCACCTATGCAGCCAATCCAAGAAACCTTGAGGACATAGCAGAGCGTTTCAAAGACAGATATCTTTTTTATCGTGTGGACATCTGTGACCACAGGGCCCTATCTGAGATTTTTGAGTCCCATGGCATTGATGTCATTTGCCACCTGGCGGCCGAATCCCACGTGGACCGCTCCATAAGAAGCCCCAGGGCCTTTTTGGAAACCAATGTCATGGGCACTTTCCAGCTCTTGGAAATGGCCAGGGCCCACGGAGTTTCCAGGTTCCATCATGTAAGCACAGATGAGGTATATGGAAGTCTCGGGCCCACAGGGGCCTTCACCGAAGAGAGTCCTTATCGCCCCAACAGCCCTTATTCCGCCTCCAAGGCAGCCTCGGATCATCTTGTTAGGGCGTACCACAGGACATATGGCTTGGAGGTTACCATATCCAACTGCTCCAACAACTACGGACCTTATCAATTCCCGGAAAAGCTCATCCCCCTTATGATTCTTCGGGGTCTTGGGTGGGAACCTCTTCCAGTATATGGAGACGGCCGCAACGTGCGCGATTGGATCCACGTGGAGGATCATTGTGAGGCAATCTGGATGATACTCCATGGAGGCCGGCCTGGTGAAACATACAACGTGGGGGCCCAGGGGGAGGTTGAGAACCTTGCTTTGGTGAAACGCATCTGCCAGATATTGGACAGCTTGGTTCCATCCCAGGAAGGCAGGAGTCGCCAGGAGCTGATCACCTTCGTGGAAGATCGTCCGGGCCATGATCGTCGCTATGCAATAGATGCAAGCAAGATCAAAAGGGAACTCGGGTGGAAGCCCAAACGTACTTTGGATGAAGGGCTCCAAGAGACGGTGCGATGGTATCTGGAAAATCCCGAGTGGGTATCACAGGTAAGCAGTGGAGAATATCTGCGGTGGATCAAGACTCATTATGGGGGAGCGGCATGA
- a CDS encoding glucose-1-phosphate thymidylyltransferase: protein MKALVLSGGAGTRLRPLTHTGAKQLVPVANKPILFYVLENIISAGIRDIGIIISPETGREVQRVVGDGSRWEAHITYILQERPGGLAHAVQTARDFLGDSSFVMYLGDNLIGRGIQRFVERFRKEGPEAQILLKPVENPSAFGIAEVDGEGQVVRLVEKPKEPRSNLALVGIYIFSPRIFQAIEQITPSWRGELEITDAIQKLIDWGSPVLSEVIQEWWLDTGKKDDLLKANRVVLDEWVRRDVKGVVQGSSDVTGRVVVPASAVIRDSVIRGPVVLGEEVVVERSFVGPFSSIGDGCHIAHSAVEHVVLLENCRIEKIQRLEDSVVGRNSVIRRRDQALTESLCLMIGDDCVVEL, encoded by the coding sequence ATGAAGGCACTGGTTTTGAGCGGGGGAGCAGGCACCAGGCTCAGGCCTCTTACCCACACTGGAGCCAAGCAGTTGGTCCCTGTGGCCAACAAGCCCATTCTGTTTTATGTGCTGGAAAACATAATATCCGCTGGCATAAGAGACATTGGGATCATCATATCCCCTGAAACTGGCCGGGAGGTCCAAAGGGTTGTGGGGGATGGGAGTCGTTGGGAGGCTCATATCACCTACATCCTGCAGGAAAGGCCCGGAGGGCTTGCGCATGCTGTGCAAACCGCCAGGGATTTCTTGGGGGATTCCTCTTTCGTGATGTATCTGGGGGACAACCTCATTGGCCGAGGAATTCAAAGGTTTGTGGAACGTTTCCGCAAGGAGGGCCCTGAGGCTCAGATTCTGCTCAAGCCTGTGGAGAATCCTTCGGCCTTCGGCATCGCCGAGGTGGACGGGGAGGGCCAAGTGGTTCGTCTGGTGGAGAAGCCCAAAGAACCGCGGTCCAACCTTGCCCTGGTGGGAATCTACATTTTTTCGCCTAGGATCTTTCAGGCCATAGAGCAGATAACCCCGTCTTGGCGAGGAGAACTGGAAATAACAGATGCCATCCAGAAGCTCATAGATTGGGGGAGCCCTGTCTTGAGCGAAGTGATTCAGGAGTGGTGGCTGGACACAGGGAAAAAGGATGACCTGCTCAAGGCCAACCGGGTTGTTTTGGACGAATGGGTTCGCAGGGATGTGAAGGGTGTTGTGCAGGGCAGTTCAGATGTGACAGGCAGGGTGGTGGTGCCCGCCTCGGCCGTTATAAGAGACAGCGTGATAAGAGGTCCGGTGGTTCTGGGGGAAGAAGTGGTGGTGGAGCGTTCCTTTGTGGGGCCCTTCTCCAGCATAGGAGACGGTTGTCATATAGCCCACTCCGCGGTAGAGCATGTGGTGCTCTTGGAGAACTGCCGAATAGAGAAAATACAAAGGCTTGAGGACTCGGTGGTGGGAAGAAACTCGGTGATCCGAAGGAGGGATCAGGCCCTTACAGAGTCTCTTTGTCTTATGATAGGGGATGACTGCGTGGTGGAACTCTAG
- a CDS encoding dipeptidase, whose product MLPEAVLRDLEVNSSRRVQDLVNLLSIPSVSTSPEHAADVQRAARWLAERLEAMGFEVEFLETERHPVVLAQRVFHAQRPTLLIYGHYDVQPADPYDEWISPPFVPRIWGDYVYARGASDDKGQLLTHLHAMEAVLRTQGELPLNVKVLLEGEEEIGSPSLPQVLSQRARELEAQAVVISDGSQLAPGIPAITYGLRGLAHAQIDVIGPRLDLHSGSFGGLVTNPIQALCQILCSLRSPDGTVAIPGFYQDVKPLESWEREEILRLPFEEESLKEYLGVEFLTGESGYSPLERRWARPTLDVNGIWGGFSGHGSKTVIPSRAGAKVSMRLVPQQDPVAINHLLRKFVMEISPPGVKVEITDFKGAQPVLVDRNLPQIKAAARAVEAGFGKAPVFIREGGSIPVVNMLKELLGIEAILLLGWGSPEDGAHSPNERFSLGSFHAGTRASAALLFELASMAEH is encoded by the coding sequence ATGTTACCTGAGGCTGTTTTGAGGGACCTGGAAGTCAACAGCTCAAGGCGTGTGCAAGATTTGGTGAATCTCTTGAGCATACCCAGTGTTAGCACCTCTCCTGAACATGCTGCGGATGTCCAAAGAGCAGCCAGGTGGCTGGCTGAAAGGCTGGAGGCCATGGGCTTTGAGGTGGAGTTCTTGGAGACTGAAAGACACCCTGTGGTCCTGGCCCAAAGAGTTTTCCATGCTCAAAGACCCACCCTCTTGATCTACGGTCATTACGATGTTCAGCCTGCAGATCCCTATGATGAATGGATAAGTCCTCCTTTTGTCCCCAGGATTTGGGGAGACTATGTTTACGCCAGGGGAGCCAGCGACGACAAGGGCCAACTCCTGACTCACCTCCATGCCATGGAGGCAGTCCTGAGAACTCAAGGAGAGCTTCCCCTTAACGTGAAGGTGCTCTTGGAGGGTGAGGAGGAGATAGGCAGCCCCAGCCTCCCTCAGGTGCTGAGCCAAAGGGCCCGAGAGCTGGAAGCTCAGGCAGTGGTGATCTCCGATGGTTCACAACTGGCACCGGGGATTCCTGCCATAACCTACGGCCTGAGAGGATTGGCTCATGCACAGATAGACGTGATAGGGCCTCGACTGGACTTACATTCAGGCTCCTTTGGAGGTCTTGTCACCAATCCGATTCAGGCCCTGTGCCAGATCCTTTGCTCTCTGAGGAGCCCTGACGGCACAGTGGCCATACCAGGCTTCTATCAAGATGTTAAACCGTTGGAGTCTTGGGAACGGGAAGAGATCCTCAGGCTGCCTTTTGAGGAGGAAAGCCTGAAGGAATATCTTGGAGTGGAATTCCTGACAGGGGAATCAGGTTACAGCCCTCTGGAGAGAAGGTGGGCAAGACCCACCTTGGACGTAAACGGAATCTGGGGGGGATTCTCCGGACATGGATCCAAGACCGTAATCCCTTCCAGGGCTGGGGCCAAGGTGAGCATGCGTCTGGTGCCACAGCAGGATCCAGTCGCCATAAACCATTTGCTAAGGAAATTTGTGATGGAGATCTCTCCTCCTGGAGTCAAGGTAGAAATCACGGATTTCAAGGGGGCCCAGCCGGTCTTGGTAGACAGAAACCTTCCTCAGATCAAGGCAGCGGCCAGGGCCGTGGAGGCAGGCTTCGGGAAGGCCCCTGTCTTCATAAGAGAGGGGGGCTCCATCCCCGTGGTGAACATGTTGAAAGAGCTCCTGGGCATAGAGGCCATATTGCTTTTGGGCTGGGGAAGCCCCGAGGACGGAGCCCATTCCCCCAATGAGAGGTTTTCTCTGGGGAGCTTCCATGCAGGCACCAGGGCTTCGGCAGCATTGCTTTTCGAGCTGGCCAGCATGGCCGAACATTGA
- the selD gene encoding selenide, water dikinase SelD has product MEKQQESKIRLSEGVRAAGUASKLPPGDLEEILRDLPVQSSADLLVGWEKADDAGVVRIREDLALIQTVDFFTPIVNDPRDFGRISAANALSDVYAMGGRPITAMNLVCFPRDRLPKDVLKEILLGGMEVIHEAGALLVGGHSVDDPELKYGLSVTGVVDPRRVVTNGGAKPGDQLVLTKPLGTGILATAIKARMVSEAAEKEAIFWMSTLNRKASEAMQEVGVNACTDITGFGLLGHALEMARASQVELIITVSQVPILESALMLAKQGLVPGGTFANRSYCEKSLSQEGEISPFVLDCLADAQTSGGLLIAVPEASREDLDKAMETRGVFHAWIGQVGSPSEGSIRLIGQRT; this is encoded by the coding sequence ATGGAAAAACAACAGGAATCAAAGATAAGGCTCTCTGAGGGCGTTAGGGCTGCTGGGTGAGCCAGTAAGCTCCCTCCAGGGGACCTGGAGGAGATTCTCAGGGATTTGCCTGTTCAGAGCAGCGCAGATCTCTTAGTGGGGTGGGAGAAGGCGGATGATGCAGGTGTGGTCCGCATCAGGGAGGATCTGGCCCTTATCCAGACAGTGGATTTCTTTACCCCCATTGTGAATGACCCCAGGGACTTCGGTAGAATATCAGCCGCCAATGCCTTGAGTGATGTTTATGCCATGGGTGGCAGGCCCATCACGGCCATGAACCTGGTGTGTTTCCCAAGAGATCGGCTTCCCAAAGACGTGCTCAAAGAGATCCTGTTGGGCGGGATGGAGGTGATCCATGAGGCCGGGGCCTTGCTGGTGGGGGGCCACAGCGTGGACGACCCGGAATTGAAGTACGGCCTTAGCGTAACCGGTGTGGTGGACCCCCGCCGAGTAGTCACCAACGGGGGGGCCAAACCCGGAGATCAACTGGTTCTCACCAAGCCCCTGGGCACAGGGATCCTGGCAACGGCCATCAAGGCCAGGATGGTCTCCGAGGCAGCTGAGAAAGAAGCCATATTCTGGATGAGTACCTTGAACAGAAAGGCCTCAGAGGCAATGCAGGAGGTGGGCGTCAATGCCTGCACGGACATAACCGGCTTTGGGCTTTTGGGACATGCGTTGGAGATGGCCAGGGCTTCCCAAGTGGAGCTGATAATCACAGTTTCCCAGGTGCCCATCCTGGAGTCTGCCTTGATGCTGGCTAAACAGGGATTGGTTCCAGGAGGCACCTTTGCCAACCGCTCCTATTGCGAGAAGTCCTTGTCCCAAGAAGGGGAAATATCTCCTTTTGTCCTGGACTGTCTGGCCGATGCCCAGACCTCTGGAGGGCTGCTTATTGCGGTTCCTGAGGCCTCACGTGAGGATCTGGACAAGGCCATGGAAACAAGGGGGGTTTTTCATGCCTGGATAGGCCAGGTGGGAAGTCCCTCTGAAGGCTCCATCAGGCTTATTGGGCAAAGGACTTGA